From the genome of Gryllotalpicola protaetiae:
ACCTCGGCGCGCGCAGCCGTGTCGAGATGCACGCCGGCGAGCCGGAAGTCGCGCAGCAGCCGAGCGAGGCGGCGCGCGGCCTCGCTCGAGAGCCCCGCGCCGTCGAGACCGGTGACGAGCGCGTACAGCTCGACATCTTGCTGACGCTCGGTGGCGAGCTTGTCGGCCTCGCGGGCGCGGTCCTCGAAGAGCTTGCGCACCGCTTCGTCAGGGTGCACTTCGCTGAGCAGCTCGGATGCTGCGGCAACGTCGCCGATCGCCGTGTCACCGTCGTTCCACAGCGCGAGTACCTCGGCCGCACCGTACGTCGAGCCGTCCTTGAGAGCGGCGACGCTCGCCCGGAACGTGTCGATCAGCCCCGCAGTATAGCTCTCACCCCATGCCAGCCAGTCGGAGTCGGTCGCGGGCAGCTCAAGCGGAGACAGGGGCATGCTGCCAAGCTACCGGGGTCAGGCGCCGACGACCTCGACCCCGGCTCTCCGCGCAGCGGAGGTCAGCGTCGTGCATCGCTGCAAACAGGTTCGGCCTGGAGCCGAACCGCGGACCAGAACGCGCGGCGAGGGACCGGTTTGCGGCGCCGCTCAGGGTGTGTACGGTGTGAGGCAGAACGGGTGCCCGGCTGGATCGAGCATGACGACCCAGCGGGGATCCGGCTGGAATCCGGCAATGGTCGCGCCCTGGGCGACGGCGAAGTCTGTCTGATCTTCAAGCCGGATGTCAGGGCAGCTGATATCCAGGTGCACGACGGATGCGCCCGGCCACGTCGGCCTCGCATATGGATCGACGCGTTGTGCGATCAATGCGAATGGCCCGATCCGAACGGCCGCCGCCGATTCGGTGCGCCAGATGACCGCACCGTCAAGGAGGCCGGCATAGAAACCAGCGAGCTCGTCGTGATCGGCGCAGTCAAGAGAGATTGCGACGATGGATAGCGAAGGGTGCTCTCTCTCCACGCTCCGACAATAGGCCGCACCGCGACGCCGGCCCGCAGCAGGATCCTCATATGAAGCACGACAGACGAGCTGGCCGTAGATAGTCGCCGTCTCGGCGTGGGACCTTCACGGAAGCAGGGCTTACTCTCCTGCGGGCGCCTCGGCCGGGGCATCCGTCGCATCGTCATCGCCCGCTGTCTGCGCGATCTTGGCGAGCAGGCCGTTGATGAAGCCGGACGAGTCCTCCGTCGACAGCACGGTGGCCGCCTCGACGGCCTCGGAGATCGCGACGCC
Proteins encoded in this window:
- a CDS encoding VOC family protein, with the protein product MEREHPSLSIVAISLDCADHDELAGFYAGLLDGAVIWRTESAAAVRIGPFALIAQRVDPYARPTWPGASVVHLDISCPDIRLEDQTDFAVAQGATIAGFQPDPRWVVMLDPAGHPFCLTPYTP